A genomic window from Leptospiraceae bacterium includes:
- a CDS encoding SH3 domain-containing protein has protein sequence MKQKLISITLLLSLTLITTVCKKNKPQKNVETPPSSSSKKEEAPSKKGSTYISSQTEKEKYRYVSTKSGLFMRSEASTSGKKLGLIPYAAKVKVLEKKSETQTISGATGKWMKVQYHKQEGWAFGGFLVKTILEEDVMKNLEYLEEAAKEFSNATEKKNYTEAISNYRKALQVRNNSREKAITLFKKSESLLGEIKQSSGDDENSRSKYYLLGDLKFQICKESLKLESCKGKNEKPMEFANANLAISFIKTAIQKKDAVALSNLSGCVLRFGCFCGAGPEVAGAKSAFEEMLKKGDLSSEKMTVADFGAEMKIFESTGISLVIEQNANKKWSFRMVDKIESDYAQCSGPGE, from the coding sequence ATGAAACAAAAACTGATTTCTATCACATTACTTTTGAGCCTAACACTCATTACTACCGTCTGTAAAAAAAACAAACCCCAAAAAAATGTCGAGACTCCTCCTTCCTCTTCTTCGAAGAAAGAAGAAGCACCCTCGAAGAAAGGAAGCACATACATTTCAAGTCAAACGGAAAAAGAAAAATACCGCTATGTAAGCACTAAAAGCGGTTTATTCATGAGATCCGAAGCTTCAACTTCAGGAAAAAAACTTGGTCTGATTCCCTATGCAGCCAAGGTGAAAGTTCTGGAAAAGAAATCGGAAACCCAGACAATTTCCGGAGCCACCGGCAAGTGGATGAAAGTGCAGTATCATAAGCAGGAAGGCTGGGCTTTCGGAGGCTTTCTCGTAAAAACGATACTCGAAGAAGATGTAATGAAAAATCTGGAGTACCTTGAAGAGGCCGCGAAGGAGTTTAGCAATGCAACTGAGAAAAAGAATTATACCGAAGCTATCAGTAATTATCGAAAAGCCCTACAAGTCAGAAATAATTCCCGCGAAAAAGCTATCACCCTATTCAAGAAGTCAGAAAGCCTTCTGGGTGAAATCAAGCAAAGTTCCGGGGATGATGAAAACTCTCGTTCCAAATATTATCTTCTGGGTGATTTAAAGTTTCAGATCTGCAAAGAGTCTTTAAAACTGGAAAGTTGCAAGGGAAAAAATGAAAAACCTATGGAGTTTGCCAATGCCAATTTAGCTATTTCCTTTATAAAAACCGCTATACAGAAAAAAGATGCAGTGGCTCTAAGTAACCTTTCCGGTTGCGTCTTAAGGTTTGGTTGTTTTTGTGGTGCCGGTCCTGAGGTTGCAGGAGCAAAATCTGCCTTTGAAGAAATGCTGAAAAAAGGAGATTTGAGTTCTGAAAAAATGACTGTAGCGGATTTTGGTGCTGAAATGAAGATTTTTGAATCAACAGGGATATCACTTGTAATCGAGCAAAATGCAAATAAAAAATGGTCTTTTCGAATGGTAGATAAGATCGAATCAGATTACGCACAGTGCTCCGGACCGGGTGAATAA